The region GCAACCCGGTCGACCTTGCCCGCGCGGTGATGGAGGATGGCGCGCACGTACTGCTGTCGGGCGCGGGGGCGGACGACTTTTCCCTGCATCGCGGCCTCGCGCAGGCGGCGGCCGACTGGTTCGTGCTGCCCGAACGCGCGGCGCAACTGGAGGAATTGAAGGCGCGCGGCGGCACGTTCGATGTCGAGATGAAGTATGGCACGGTCGGCGCGGTCGCCTGCGATGCGCACGGCCATGTCGCGGCGGCGACCTCGACCGGCGGCGTGACCGGCAAACGCTGGGGCCGGATCGGCGATTCGCCGCTGATCGGTGCCGGCACCTATGCCGACGATCGCTCGGGCGCGGTCTCCGCCACCGGATCGGGCGAATTCTTCATCCGCGCCGGCGTGGCGCACGAAATCTGCGCGCGGGTGCGGCTGACCGGCGAGCCGCTACAGGTGGCGGCGGACGCGGTGATGGCGGACGTGGCGGAGCTTGGCGGCAGCGGCGGGGTGATCGTGACCGGGCCGGAAGGCGATGCGGTGTGGAGTTTCACGACGCTCGGGATGAATCGCGGGCGCGTGACGTCCGGCGGCGAGCGGACCGTGGCGATCTATAACGACGAGTGATCCGCCCCGGCTCTCGCGCCTTCATCCCGACTCACTGCCGTCACCCTGACCTACCGTCGTCATCCTGACGACGGTCAGGATCCATCGCGCCACTTGGACGGAAGCCGATGAGGCGCGATGGATGCTGAAACAAGTTCAGCATGACGGCGAATTGGATAGTGGACAGAGAAACAAGCAGAGAAACTCGAAAGTCGAAGCGAGACACTACGGCCAGAGAGGGGAGAAGAAGATGCTACCCCGCCGCCCGTGGATCAGGCAAAGGGCACTCATGACTCGTATCCTCTCCGCGTTGTTCGCCCTCCTAGCCGTCACCCTTGCCGCCCCGGCCTCGGCCTATTGGGAATATGGCCACGAAACGGTCGGCGAGATCGCCTATCGCAACATCAGGCCCGAGACTCGGCGAGCGGTCGATGCATTGCTGCGGCAGTCGAAGCTGCTCGAGACGCAGGGCTGCCCGGCGCGGACGATCGAACAGGCGTCGGTGTGGGCGGATTGCATCAAGACGCTCGGGCCACGCTTCAGCTATGCCTATAGCTGGCACTATCAGAACGTGAACATCTGCAAGCCGTTCGACCTCAAGGGGCCGTGCAAGGACGGCAATTGCGTGTCGGCGCAGATCGAGCGCGACGTTAAGCTGCTGAAGGACAGAAAGGTGCCGGTGCGCGAGCGCGTGCAGGCGCTGGCCTTCCTGATCCATTTCGTCGGCGATCTGCATCAGCCTCTGCATGCCGGAGATCGGGGCGATCTGGGCGGCAACCAGGTGAGCGCGGCCTATGGCGATTACGCGCCGGAAAAACTGAACCTGCACTCGATCTGGGACGGTTATCTGGCGGAGCGCGCCATTTCCACCCCGCCGTCGCCGGTGCGGGTATATTCGGCGGCGGAAAAGACCGAGATGCAAGCCGGCAGCGTCGAGGATTGGAGCCGCGAAAGCTGGCAGGTAGCGCATGACGTGGCCTATGCGAGCGCGCTCGGCGGCGATGCGTGCGGGCCGGTGCCGAAGCGCGCGAAACTGGACCAGGCGACGATCGCGCGGATCGTTCCGGTGGCCAAGCTTGAGGTCGAGCGGGGCGGGCTGCGTTTGGCGAAGCTGCTGGACGAGGCGCTGCGCTGAAGAAAGGGTTTTCGCGCGAAGGCGCTAAGGCGCGAGCGAAAAGAACAAGGTTTTCTAGCGATCGGAGATCGCAAGAGCGCTTTTGTTGGGCCTTAGCAACACCCATCCGTTCGCCCTGAGCTTGTCGCAGGGCTGCCTTTCTTCGATCCGCAAAAATTATGGCACGAAGAAAGGACAGTGCTTCGACAAGCTCAGCACGAACGGGGATGGGGAAGCCCGATTTACGGGCCTTACTTTCCCTTCCCTTCCCTTACTTTCGCGCCTTCGCGAGAACCTCTACCAGCGCCACTTCCACCCACCGCGCGTGTGCCGCGCCGCAACCACCACCAGCACGATCGTGGCGACCGCGATCACCGCAAAATACGGCACCGGATGCCGTGGCATCAACGCGAAGTTCAGCCCCACCAAGACGGCGATATACCCGCCGAGCAAAGCCCAGCCCTGCCACGCAACCGGCAAACCAGCGCCGTAACCGACGCGTTTCTGTTCGAACCAGATGCCGTCTTCACTGCTCATCGTCGGTCTCCTTGTCCTTGGGCGGCCGTCCGCGCTTGGGGGTCGCGCTTTGCGCCACCTTCACGCCCCGCTTCGCCAGCGCCTCGCGCAGCAGGCATTCGAGCTGCGCATTGACGCTGCGCAGATCGGCCGCCGCCGCGCGCTCGACCGCCGCGTACAGAGCGGGATCGAGGCGCAGCGGAAAGGCCTTTTTCGCGGGCGCGCTCAAGGCAGCGGCCTATTGATACAGCGTACCCGCATTCACCACCGGCTGCGCATCGCGGTCGCCGCACAGCACGACCATCAGGTTCGAGACCATCGCCGCGCGGCGTTCGTCGTCCAGTTCGACCACGTTCTTCTCGCTGAGCAGGGTCAGCGCCATCTCGACCATTCCGACCGCGCCCTCGACCAGGGTCTGGCGCGCCGCGACCACCGCCTGCGCCTGTTGCCGCCGCAGCATCGCGCCGGCGATCTCCTGCGCATAAGCGAGATGGGTAAAGCCGCATTCGTCGACCGTCAGCCCCGCAGTCACCAATCGCGCGATCAATTCCTGGCGCAGTTCCACCCCGACCTGATCGTGGTTGCCGCGCAGCGTGACCTCCTGATGCTCGTAATCGTCATAGGGGTAGCGCGCACCGATCGTGCGCACCGCCGCCTCGATCTGCACGATCACGAACGCCTTGTAGTCGTCGATGTCGAACAGCGCCTGCGCGGTGTCGGTCACACGCCACACGACCTGCGCGGCGATCTCGATCGGATTGCCGCGCAGGTCGTTCACCTTCAGGCGTTCCGAGATCATGTTGTTGGCGCGCAGCGATACCTTCTTGCGCCCGAGCCAGGGCAACAGCCAGCGCAGGCCGGTGTTGCGATCGGTACCCTGATAGGCACCGAACAGCGTGATCGCGGTCGCCTGATTGGGTTGCTGCATGTAGAAACCGCAGGAGACGAACAGGAAGACGAGTGCGCAGACGACGATGATGGTGCCGCCGAGCGCCGGGTTCGCATCGATCAGCGCGCCGCTGCCAAGGCCGCCCAAGACGGCTGCGACCAGCACCGCCAGCATGAGATAGCCGCTCGACGTATGTGCCGGTCGCTCAGCCGAACGGGTGATCGCACGGTCCCCGGATAATCTGTCGGTCATCGATTCCCTCCCAATAATATGATATCATCTTTATATTGAGATTCGATGCGGCGCAAGGGGGTTGGATTGTTCGCTCCAACCTACCTTCCGTCATCCTGACGAAGGTCAGGATCCATCTCTCTACAAGGAAGGACTGAGGCTGTTGCGCGATGGATGCTGAAACGGGTTCAGCATGACGGCAGTGGGAGTGGCGGGTCGATGGACAACAAAAAGGGCGGTGCGCACATCGTGCACACCGCCCTCTCATGTCGCGAATAGCGATCGATCAGTTGACGACGATCGTCACCGCGCGACGGTTCTGCGCCCAGCTGGCTTCGTCGGAACCCAGCGCGATCGGGCGCTCCTTGCCGTAGCTGATCGTCGAGATGCGCGCCGGGTTCACGCCGCGAGCCGCGAGATAGTTCTTGGTCGCGTTGGCGCGGCGATCGCCGAGCGCGAGATTGTATTCGCGCGTGCCGCGCTCGTCGGCATGGCCCTCCAGCGTGACGGCCACGTTGGGATAACGCGCGAGCCATTGCGACTGGCTGTCGAGGATCTCACGCGCGCGCGGATCGATATCGTACTGGTCGAGCCCGAAATTGATCGTGTTGCTGGTGACCGAGCGTTCGAAATCGGCGCGCGAGCCGGGGCGCACGGTATCCGCGCCGGTGGCGGGCACCTGGGTGGTCTCGCCCGGTGCCGGGGGCAGCACGGCGGGCCGCTTCTTGGTGCAGGCCGCGGTGGCGAGCAATGCTGTCGCCAGCAAGAGCGTGGTGGTCAGTTTTGCCATGGTGGCATCTCCTTCGCGTTGTGCGCTTGGGTGGTGCCGCAATGTCCGACCGACATTGCGACGGGGTAAAACATTCAGGGGCGTAACGGTCCCCAGCCCGGATCGGACCCATCGAGCGGCGTCGGAATCTTGCGCTCGTTGACGCCGGTCAGGTCGACCGACCACAGATCGGCCTTGCCGCCGCCGCCCTGCCCCTGGCGATAAAAGCTCAGGACGCGGCCGTTGGGCGACCAGCTCGGGCCTTCATCCTGCCAGTCGTTGGTGAGCAGTTTCTCGCCGCCGCCGCTCGGGCTCATGATGCCGATGCGGAAATTCCCGGACAGCTTGGTAAAGGCGATCAGGTCGCCGCGCGGGCTCCACACCGGGGTGGCATAGCGCCCGCCGCCGAACGAGATGCGCTGCTGATCGGTGCCATCGGCGTTCATCGTATACAGCTGCTGCCCGCCGGAGCGGTCGCTTTCGAACACGATGCGGCGGCCGTCGGGCGAATAGCTGCCGCCGGTATCGATGCCGGGCGATTCGGTCAGGCGCTGCGGCGATCCACCCGACATGGGGACGCGGTACAGATCGGTATTGCCGGCCACCGCCATCGAGAAGAGCACCCATTTGCCGTCCGGCGAGACGCGCGGCGCGAAGGTCAGGCTGGGATTGTTGACCAGCAGACGCTGCGCGCCCGAGCCGATATCGTAGACGTAGATCGCCGGGCGTTCGTTGAGATAGCTCATATAGACGATCGACTGCTGGTTCGGGGCGAAGCGCGGCGTCAGCACGATCGACTGGCCGTTGGTCAGGAAACGGTGATTGGCACCGTCCTGGTCCATGATCGCGAGCCGCTTGATGCGCTTGCCCTTGGGGCCGGTCTCCGAGACATAGACCATGCGGCTGTCGAAATACGGGCCTTCGCCGGTCAGCTTGGCATAGACCATGTCGGCGCATTTATGGCCCGCCCGACGCCAATCGGACGGCTGCACGACGAAGCCCTGCCGCGCGAGTTCGGCGCGCGAGAAGACGTCGTAGAGATAGCAGCCGACGGTCAGCGTGCCGTCGCTATTGCCGCGCACGAAGCCCTGTACCAGCGCCGAGACATGCGCGCCGGCCCAGTAATCGAAGACGGGCGCGGTGACTTCGCCGAACTCGACGGGCTTCATCGCCTGCGCGCCGGCGGGGTTGAACAGGCCGGAATTCCTGAGATCGGTGGTGACGATCTGCGCGAGCTGCCGGCCGAGTTCATCGGTGCGACCCGCCGCCGTATCGGTCACCGCCGCCGCCGGCATCGGCGGGATGGCGATGCCGAGCGGCGCGGAGATGCCGCCGACGACGTCGACGACCAGTTCGCCGGACTGGTCCGCGCCGGCCGGCGGCGTCTGCCCCTGCGGGGCGGGTACGGGAGCCGGCGGGGTCTGGGCTTGGGCTTGGGCCGTGCCTGCCAGGCAGAGCGCGAAGGCCAGCGCCGAGAAGCGGAATTGGTGCATCATGGTCATCCTCAATCGGGCAGCTTGTAGCGCAGGCTGAAGGTTTTCCAGCCCCGGGGCACATCGTACAATTCCGGCGGCAGTCCGCGCAGGGGCGCGCAGCCCATGAAGGTGGCGATGGCGTTGCGATCGACCGCGTCGACATAGCGGCCATTCTCGGCATCCACGCCACCATGCGCGTCGGCGACGGTCGGGCGGCCGTTGAGCGATCCGTCGCGGTTGAGCTGCAGCCGGATCGTGACAATGATCCGCGACGCGCCCGGCCCCGGATTGACCTGGCGATCGGCGCAGGGCTGCACCTGCCGCTTGATCGCGGAGGCGATATCGGCGGCGGCGGCGGTATCCATCGTCGCGCCCGGCGCGGCGGGCGACGGGGCCTTCGCCTTGGTCGGTGTCGCGGACAGGCCCTTGAGCGTATCCTGGTCGAGCACGAAACCGCCCGCGCGTGGCTTCTTCGCCGCGGCGTTGGTGCCGGTGCCCTTGGCGGTGGCCGCCTGCTTGGTCGGCGCGGTGCTGGCCTTGACCGGCACGGTCTTGGGCTTGGGCGGCGTCTCGGGCTTGCTGACCGGCGGTTTCTTGGGCGGCGGCGGGGCCTTGGGCGCGGGCTTGGGGGCCGGC is a window of Sphingomonas sp. Leaf357 DNA encoding:
- a CDS encoding isoaspartyl peptidase/L-asparaginase family protein, with the protein product MDNRWTLLVHGGAGMMTRERLTPEQDKGTRAGLNAALDAGSAVLAAGGTALDAVAAAVRVLEDDSHFNSGRGAALTWDGAAELDAAIMNGRDRRAGAVAGVGATRNPVDLARAVMEDGAHVLLSGAGADDFSLHRGLAQAAADWFVLPERAAQLEELKARGGTFDVEMKYGTVGAVACDAHGHVAAATSTGGVTGKRWGRIGDSPLIGAGTYADDRSGAVSATGSGEFFIRAGVAHEICARVRLTGEPLQVAADAVMADVAELGGSGGVIVTGPEGDAVWSFTTLGMNRGRVTSGGERTVAIYNDE
- a CDS encoding S1/P1 nuclease; the encoded protein is MTRILSALFALLAVTLAAPASAYWEYGHETVGEIAYRNIRPETRRAVDALLRQSKLLETQGCPARTIEQASVWADCIKTLGPRFSYAYSWHYQNVNICKPFDLKGPCKDGNCVSAQIERDVKLLKDRKVPVRERVQALAFLIHFVGDLHQPLHAGDRGDLGGNQVSAAYGDYAPEKLNLHSIWDGYLAERAISTPPSPVRVYSAAEKTEMQAGSVEDWSRESWQVAHDVAYASALGGDACGPVPKRAKLDQATIARIVPVAKLEVERGGLRLAKLLDEALR
- a CDS encoding SPFH domain-containing protein, whose translation is MTDRLSGDRAITRSAERPAHTSSGYLMLAVLVAAVLGGLGSGALIDANPALGGTIIVVCALVFLFVSCGFYMQQPNQATAITLFGAYQGTDRNTGLRWLLPWLGRKKVSLRANNMISERLKVNDLRGNPIEIAAQVVWRVTDTAQALFDIDDYKAFVIVQIEAAVRTIGARYPYDDYEHQEVTLRGNHDQVGVELRQELIARLVTAGLTVDECGFTHLAYAQEIAGAMLRRQQAQAVVAARQTLVEGAVGMVEMALTLLSEKNVVELDDERRAAMVSNLMVVLCGDRDAQPVVNAGTLYQ
- the pal gene encoding peptidoglycan-associated lipoprotein Pal, translating into MAKLTTTLLLATALLATAACTKKRPAVLPPAPGETTQVPATGADTVRPGSRADFERSVTSNTINFGLDQYDIDPRAREILDSQSQWLARYPNVAVTLEGHADERGTREYNLALGDRRANATKNYLAARGVNPARISTISYGKERPIALGSDEASWAQNRRAVTIVVN
- the tolB gene encoding Tol-Pal system beta propeller repeat protein TolB, with the translated sequence MMHQFRFSALAFALCLAGTAQAQAQTPPAPVPAPQGQTPPAGADQSGELVVDVVGGISAPLGIAIPPMPAAAVTDTAAGRTDELGRQLAQIVTTDLRNSGLFNPAGAQAMKPVEFGEVTAPVFDYWAGAHVSALVQGFVRGNSDGTLTVGCYLYDVFSRAELARQGFVVQPSDWRRAGHKCADMVYAKLTGEGPYFDSRMVYVSETGPKGKRIKRLAIMDQDGANHRFLTNGQSIVLTPRFAPNQQSIVYMSYLNERPAIYVYDIGSGAQRLLVNNPSLTFAPRVSPDGKWVLFSMAVAGNTDLYRVPMSGGSPQRLTESPGIDTGGSYSPDGRRIVFESDRSGGQQLYTMNADGTDQQRISFGGGRYATPVWSPRGDLIAFTKLSGNFRIGIMSPSGGGEKLLTNDWQDEGPSWSPNGRVLSFYRQGQGGGGKADLWSVDLTGVNERKIPTPLDGSDPGWGPLRP